The proteins below come from a single Dehalococcoidia bacterium genomic window:
- a CDS encoding NifU family protein, translating to MKEKVEAALNKIRPALQADGGNVELIDVTDGVVSVRLMGACGGCPMAAMTLKNGIEKILKEQVPEVKKVVSI from the coding sequence TTGAAAGAAAAAGTTGAAGCTGCCCTGAACAAAATACGACCGGCATTACAAGCAGATGGTGGGAATGTCGAACTCATTGATGTAACGGATGGTGTGGTGAGTGTGCGGCTTATGGGCGCTTGCGGAGGCTGCCCGATGGCGGCGATGACGTTGAAAAACGGAATCGAGAAAATACTTAAAGAGCAGGTTCCCGAAGTAAAGAAGGTTGTTTCAATTTAG